One genomic window of Deinococcus planocerae includes the following:
- a CDS encoding phosphotransferase family protein: protein MTRPDTAPVRPGEELPLDSLREALRGRVEGDVDRLTVEQFPGGFSNLTYLVRLGQLSEGGQEYVLRRAPLGPVAAKAHDMPREYRLLERVHPVLPVAPKPILLVEDPEVIGASFYLMERRRGTVVRTKLPPEYAALPDAPRRLSQALADTLADLHAVDIDAAGLRGLGKPEGFNGRQVEGWAGRWRRARTDDMPPVDELHDEDVIAWLTANTPPESAHTLVHNDFKLDNLMLDPHDPSRVVALLDWEMTTVGDPLVDLGLTLTYWTMPEMPGREPNRVGAVASAEGYYTREEFLNRYAERSGRDVGGVAWYEVLGHFKLAVIVGQIYARYRAGQTRDTRFAPLGSQAQWLIGEAWRRIGEAGG, encoded by the coding sequence ATGACCCGTCCCGACACCGCCCCCGTCCGCCCCGGGGAGGAGTTGCCGCTGGACTCGCTGCGGGAGGCCCTGCGCGGACGGGTGGAGGGGGACGTGGACCGGCTGACCGTGGAGCAGTTCCCCGGCGGCTTTTCCAACCTCACCTACCTCGTCCGGCTGGGCCAATTGTCTGAGGGGGGGCAGGAGTACGTGCTGCGCCGCGCCCCCCTCGGCCCGGTGGCGGCGAAGGCCCACGACATGCCGCGCGAGTATCGGCTGCTGGAGCGGGTGCATCCCGTCCTCCCCGTCGCTCCCAAGCCCATCCTGCTCGTCGAGGACCCGGAGGTGATCGGCGCCTCCTTCTACCTGATGGAACGGCGGCGCGGGACGGTCGTGAGGACGAAGCTGCCGCCCGAGTACGCGGCCCTGCCCGACGCTCCCCGCAGGCTCTCGCAGGCGCTCGCGGATACCCTCGCCGACCTGCACGCGGTGGACATCGACGCGGCGGGGTTGCGTGGGCTCGGCAAGCCGGAGGGCTTCAACGGGCGGCAGGTCGAGGGCTGGGCCGGACGCTGGCGCCGCGCCCGCACGGACGACATGCCCCCCGTGGACGAACTGCACGACGAGGACGTGATCGCGTGGCTCACCGCCAACACGCCCCCCGAGTCGGCCCACACCCTCGTCCACAACGACTTCAAGCTCGACAACCTGATGCTGGACCCCCACGATCCCTCGCGGGTGGTCGCCCTCCTCGACTGGGAGATGACGACCGTGGGAGACCCCCTGGTGGACCTCGGCCTGACCCTGACCTACTGGACGATGCCCGAGATGCCGGGCCGCGAGCCCAACCGGGTCGGGGCGGTGGCGAGCGCCGAGGGCTACTACACCCGCGAGGAGTTCCTGAATCGCTACGCCGAACGCAGCGGTCGGGACGTGGGAGGCGTCGCGTGGTACGAGGTGCTGGGCCACTTCAAGCTCGCCGTGATCGTGGGGCAGATCTACGCCCGTTACCGCGCCGGACAGACGCGGGACACCCGCTTCGCCCCGCTGGGGTCTCAGGCCCAGTGGCTGATCGGGGAGGCGTGGCGACGAATCGGGGAAGCGGGGGGATAG